The DNA segment TTTTTTCTAAAGTAAGaataagaagattgttaagTTTATAAGTATAGGgtatatttggataaatttttctaaaagtacttttaggaaaagaaaataagaaaaaaaaattgaaatgaatttttcatgAGGTAAAATcaaggttaaattataattttgatatttctaatttttttaaaaattcatgattttggttccttGATTTTTAAGTGTAATATTTGGTTTTCTTAGTTTATAAATTGATGATTTTGGTCGGTCTGGtagattattattaataattatgattattagatatattaaattaattataaataaaataaaatttattaatcattaaaaattaataaaagacaaTTAATCCTAATGTGATGTTGCAGTTGGTGGAGTCGTGTGCGACAAAGGAGGTGAGAGTTGGATCATATAGCATTGTGGAGAATtaagattaataattttttattaattttttttgtaattaatgattttacttgatttataattaatttaataactcaattaattagaattatttgttaataatctaatagaaagattaaaatcattgatttataaaactaagaaattaaaattgtacaattaaaattcatagggaattacatttataatttacCCTAAAATAAACATTGTATGATAAGTTCTTTCATGTAACTTTTTTAGAAGATGGTTTTAACTTATGCTTAAGTTAGTTttactttttaagaaaaaaaataattttcttatctgATAAATGTTTCTGAATAAGTTTTATTAAACTCTTACAGTATCTTCAATGAGAGTTGCTTACAAAGTTCTTAAACTTAAGAATCAATTCTTTATGGTGATAATTGTTGGGGTAATTGTGAAACGATTACAGGGACCTATTTAAGTTCTTAAGAATTGCACCTACGGTAGGTTTCTACTAAAAGTTTATGAAACAAATTTAAGTACAAGTTTTATTTGACTactcaattttatttatgaaataaaatccttattttttcaaaatgaatGTCTTCAAATTCGTGAAGCATGATAGTgaatcgatttttttttaaaatacaacatttttttaataaaaaggggTTTTGAATGtaggaatttaaattttaacatattcaGTACTTTTTTAGGGGGAAAACACAATAAAATCTTAAACAAAACACAATAAGACTACTATTTTCCCTTATCTTCTTGATGCTGTTGAAAACCCAGAGAGAGATAACTCGTTACTCTAACTCACTTTCTAATGGCAGAATGATTCCGTTGGGAAAAGTGCTGCTgtctatcaattaattaattagacgAAGTTATAAAAAGAAATGTAGAAGAAAAAAGAGCTGAATAATTCATTTTACTCATCTTAGATTTTTTCACTCGTTGAAAAAAACTTATGAGCAGCCTTTTTAACAAGGCAATTGTGGatgttattttcgtttttttagctccgaaaatgaaaaggaagggGCTTTCTCATactttgatttatatattttttttgaaaaaatattatatattcacTACAAAAAGAATAAGGTCCACAAATCATGAGAACTTCACCATGAGATGGGGGTAACTCTCATTCACATGAGAAAACCCACATACAAACCTAATAATAGACCCCCCAAAACGCAAAGGTGAGTCTCATTTACTTGAGAAAAACCACATACATGGCCAAAACTCCAAGAGCAGTGAGTAGGCCAACTTGAAACGTTGTGGCACTGCTAGTAGGAGCTACAGCGGGACCCTCAAAGTGGAACTCTGTTGGAGAAGGTGCTGGAGAAATAATGTGCCTTGGAGACATAACCACCACAATCAACTTTTGTCCCTTCTCACAGTGCCCCTTTGCTCCACTTATGAAGTAGAATGGACCAGCATGCTCTAGCTTCACCTTTGTGTTTCCATCATTGTACTCTTTGATGGGCTTGGATGTGCTGCAATTGGCATAATCTTCCCTTGTTACTTCCAACACTGAGTCCTTCCCATTCTCATATTTCCACACTGCCAAATAAAGAAAGGTGTTACTGATCAAAGATAATAACAAAATGTGTTACTACTTATTAGtccttacatttttttaaacataacttTGGTTCTCTTATTTTGTAAGATCAGTAAATTTCGTCTTTCTATATTGCAAGAAAGGACAATTTTTGCCAATTATAAAGATACCTTGAACAACATCATATTATAAAAggattaagatttaaatttaaccaaaaattcAAGTAAACAACACATTTAAAAAAGGTTGTTAAGTTTTGGAATTGAAATTGGGAAGTTACCAAGATGATCGCCGACTCTGAAACGAGACCTTTCAGCCCATTGATTGAGGGAATCTGATTCAGAAGATGGAATCTTCCAAGCATCTATTTTGCCTCCAACCAATAGTTCCTTAGCTGCGGAGAatccaaagagaaagaaaaggagcaaaagagaAGTTCTTGAGCAAGCAGCCATGGCTACTTTTCTTGGTGTGTGAAAGCTTTTACCTTTCTTGCACACAGAAAGAAGCACAAAATGGTGGGTGGGTTTGCATTACTGGGGTGTTTGGAGTGTTGTATTTATGGTGTGATGAAGAAGAGAAACTAGCCGTTAAGACTCAGAAGACAGCACAGCATGTGGGGGCGGCTACTGAATGTTCTGGATACTGGTGTGGTGGACCCTGTGTCATTTGTAACGGCTAAAAcaacggtaaaaaaaaaaaaaaaaaaccttgtatTAATGGACGATGATAAATGGAACTTGGAATGCACTCAATCCTGAAACTGACACTGCAAGAGACAAATGCAAAGTTGCAAACTCAAAAGAAACCGTCCACTATGTcaatttaatctaaaaaatgGAAAGTGTTGAAGTGGTTCCTTTTGTTTTCACCATAAATGTTATCTGTAAAgatttttaacattaaataatttggGTTAGAAAATTTGTGTTTGGGAAGTGTAAAATGGAAAGGGTAAAACACCACACACTCTGTTGAAAATGAAATGGTCCACCccctcccccccttttttttatcatagatATTATTTGCAAAGATTTTTCACATTAGACAAGTTTAGGTTACGAAATGTGTTTGAATCACCATTTGATCAGGGAGAGGatatgtattttcttttctccACCCATCAAGTTGGCTCATGTAAAGTAATATTTCTAGTCAAAATACTATTTCTAAGTAGGAAATGATGTTAAACATGCAGTGAAAAATGAGATTAGGATAGAATAAACAAGCTCTaagtatgtatttattttagggAGTTTACATTTTTCAATGCTCATCGATTTCCCATTCaacatactaaaaaaaaatatgaatatgtgCTTCTAATATCGAATTCACTTATTCTGcacttttacatatataaaaaataaatatataattatatagttaagagatattttgattttttttattgagttgtGTAAttgctatttatattttttgttttaataatttttataattaatcttatttttaaagtattattaGTGTCATGTTAATTTAAAAACTGCATTAAAAAACAGAAGCATATTCTATTTAATTCAAACAAGTAATGAGTTTGAATTTATATCTATGTACATAGATATCAAAAATACCTTATCACCCTAGCAAGTACCAAATCTTACTAACTGTCATCatgaattcctttttttttgtacgTTTGTTATatcctaataaaaaatagaaagctTCGGATGTAAGTTgagttcaaaaaataattaaccacttatatttaatataatagcttaattatttattcatcaCATTAAGAAATTCTTatactataattaaaaattgatctTTACACATCGAGGAAGGATTATTCTCATGATTTTCGGTCATGAGAAGAATACTTGtttctagaagaaaaaaaatattacacttaaaaatatatacaggATTCTTGTGTCtcgttatttattttatttgcattttaaaataaatacttattttataaaagtcaaTTAACACAATTCTGTGTACTTCTATATAGACAttccattataattttatttcaagatAAAAATGATACTATCTTAAGAATTTAGAAAATTGTTTCTTAGGTGATTAGGacacaagcaaaaaaaaatataattgaaaataattgattttttatttcgcTGAATTTCGGAGAATGAGAACTCTCTCCTGCCATTATAACAATCTTGATCCAGATTTGATTTCTTGGTAACACTAAGTTGCCGAGTGTGGGAGAGTAATTCATAGTAAGCACTCCCAAGAAGAATAGGATAAGATTTAGATAGGGATACTGGAACGGGTTCTAATAATTTCATCATCACATGTTCACTTTCATTCCTCAAACATAGCTTCAACGTTTATGAAATTTGATTTGTATTGAGATAACGGCTCTAATAATATAACATCTTCCAGAGGAAACGACTGAATTGGCAGAGTAGAACCAACCTAAAATCTCCGTATTCAAACGAGAATCCTACTTCAACAaagacaattaaaataaaatgatactgAAACAAAAGAATAAACTGTCGTCACGGTTCAAAATTGTATAGAATAGGTTACATTTGAACATGCTAGTACCTTAATATCAAAATCCTTACACAAACTTTCTTCAACCTTTAAGAAGTATATAGTAGATTGGCCCAAATCGCTGACTGCTATATCTAATCAATTTTGACCGAGGAGTAGATGAGCCTAGTGAACCAAAAGCATGCATAAAATCCAATGGTACCGGTTACCACAAAAAATGCATAAGACGCTATAAGCATGTACCCAAAGTAAAATATCGCAGATACCAACTTTGTGATTTCAAGCTTGGTGAAGAAGTAGAAAGTTGCATAAAGAAAGAGGTACAGTGCAGAGGAACCAGAGGTAAGGTACGACCGCCACCACCACAAGTAATCCTCACTGCACAGCTGGAAGTAGCAGAGCACAACGGTTATTTCAGCACAAGTGACAatgaggatgatgaagaccaaAAAGAGGAATCCGAAGATGTAGTAAAACTGATTCAACCAGATTGAGGTGAGGATGAAGAAAAGCTCAATGAAAACAGCTCCAAATGGGAGTATTCCACCAATCAGAACTGAGAACACTGGGTTCATGTACCATGCCTGCTCCGGGATCTGTCTTGGGATCTTGTTCGTTTTCACAGGATTCTCAATTGCAGGCTTCTTGAATCCAACATAGCTACCCACAAAAACAAGTGGAACCGAGATCCCAAACCATAAAAAGATCAGAGCAAACATTGTGCCAAATGGCACAGCTCCTGATGATTTTTGGCCCCATATGAGAGcatttaaaacaaagaaaatggcAGAGACAACTGCAGGGAACATGGTTGCAGTCCTGAGGGCAACTCTTTTCCACTCCGACCCTTTGAACATTTTGTACAAGCGAGTTGATGAGTACCCAGCAAAGATTCCCATGAAAACCCAAAGCAAGAGCATGGCTGTCATCAGCCCACCTCGGTTTGAAGGAGAAAGGAACCCAAGGACAGCAAATATCATGGTTACAAGTATCATGCCAAAAAACTGAACACCAGTTCCAACATAAACACACAGCAAATCTGAGTTGTTGGGGGGCCTAAATACATCACCATGGACAAGCTTCCAACCAGTCTCCTCTTGGGCTTCTTCTTGGGTCTCAAGCTCATTGTACTTTGCAATGTCACGGTACAGTGTCCTCAGCATAATCATTGCCACCATGCCAGAAAGGAAGAGAACAATCATTAATGAGTTAACAATAGAGAACCAGTGGATTTGATCATCATTCATTAGCAAATAAGCATCCCATCTTGAAGCCCACTTCACGTCACTCTCCTGAAGGTACCAGACAAAGGCAAAATAGCAGATAATAAGAAATACAGCCCATAATCACATTTTAtcataacaacaaaaaaaaaagatgaggaTGTTAGTTCTctgatacaaaaaaaatatataaacatgcCCATTAGTGCAGGAggatttttaatgttttatctcATCTCCCTAGCCATAAACCAGGTTCTCTGCTCAAACCATATGCCTTAACTTCTTGGCTCATATGCCAATAACCATTCCAAAGTATGAAGTACAATTTATCATCTCCATAAACTCACCTGGAATTCAACATCATATGTGAAGATAATTTCCTTGCCCTCTTCAACCTCTTGGGGACTGTTGGAGTTGACAACTGTGTGCTTAGCATGAGGGTCACAGGTTGTCAAACGAGTCGTTCTTACATCAAATTTACCTTCGTATTCATGTTTAACACTGCAGATCAACATTCAGATTTGAAAAATCACTACTAAATATCACAAAAAGATGAACCAATTAAAAGGGTAACCCAATGCATGAGATTCCTACAATTTGTGGAAAATTCAATGGAATAAATTAATatgacaaaacaaaaataatgaccTGAATGGCGTAACCTCAAAGCCCACAATTCTAGCAGATTCAGTTAGCATGTCTTTATGGTACTTGACAGTAAATGCCAAATggttgtaaataaaatatttctcctCCTTGCTCTGCGTATTCAGACAAAATAAGCAAAAATACTAATTGGCATTCATAACAATAGCCATAGTGCTATACAATAAAGACCATACCCCACTATACTGCCCTTTGAGTCCAACAAGGAAACCAAGCTGATAGACAGTTGAATCCTGATCAGTCCGTTTCAAGGGAAAAACTAGAGGAAGGTTATCTAGGATCCTGTGCATGAAAGGTAGAGCTATTATAAGATACAAGCCTACCATGATTGTACTAGAATACtgttgaaaatgatagatcaatTATTGGCATAACATACATGTTCACCCGATACTCATCACTGATCTTCTCTTTGAACTCCTTAGCAGTTTTAGCATCAAGTTTAAGATTACACAGAATATTGCACATTTGTGGCTCGCGCATTTTAAACTGCAAAATATCACTGAGTCAGAAATCAGTTCATAACCATGACAAAATTAAGGGAACtcaaaagtttaaaaagaaTGGAATAAAAAGCTTGGAAACAAAATAACCAGTTAACCACTCACATAGTTAATTAAGTCAATAAATTATCACTCATTAACTAATATTTGAACATGGTTAGCAAATTCAGCAGTTAATTGTTCCTAAACTGAAAATATATCATCAAGAATTCCTTTCTTGTCATTGCCACAAAAATTAAACTGACAAGAGTAAACAAGTAAGACTGACCACATAGAGAGAATTCTCAATGCGGTCACCACGAAGTACTTCCCCAAGATTTTCTGCACTATCCTGTATTTTTGATGGGGCACAGTAGGGAAGTGAATAATATGAATATGGAAGCTGGGTCTTTGTTgatgttaatttatttactttcacTTGCAATTGATCTCCCTGCAGCAAAGAAATAAGTAAAAAGTCAGTTAAGGACTTACGAAGTAGATCCATAATGAATTCAGAATATTCCTCATTTTGTCCAGCTTACAAGCAGGACAAAAAGACAGGCACAGACAATTCTTTAGAAGGGGATGCACAACAGTAGTCAAATAGATTTTTCCATCGTTTATAAGTGTCATTGTAGTTGCTACTTGCTAACAAGATTGCAAACTGATAGTATGCAAGAATTTCAACTGCGCAAAATAATCTGATGACATATCCTTTATAATTAGAAACAACTAACAGTTCATATACTAGAAAGACAGAAGAAAAAATCCAAGAGACAaaagttagtattttttttttcttttctgtaaaGCTTTAACCAACTACATCAATTTCTCAATACAAATAAGTGCAATAAAAGGTACTgcagctacacacacctctacAAAGGAGTCCAATTctctaacattttttaaagtttcCACATAAATATACATCAACAACTATTTCTAGTTAGCTCTAGGGAATTAAAGCATCCATCATAAGATTGATTCatccataaaaataaacaatgcaATGTTAACCAAACTGCAACCGATAAAAGGCAAAACAAGTAATATAAATCAAAAGTTTGACTTCGCAATCTCTCAGGAAGCAATAGATACACAAACAGaaataaacaaacaacaaaatacGAAAAAGGCATCAACTCTTTCGGCCTCACGAAGTGAACGTTTCTTCGTCGAAGAGAtctaataaaactaaaactcaACATTCCATATAACCCACCATTTCCAGCTCCTCTATCGAGTTTAAACAAAGTAGAAACAacttaataatgaaaaaagaaacctAGTATCGATCCATTCCAATCCAACTCAGATCTCACTTCTTCAGATTCAAACACGGATCGAGAAACGAGAAAATAATCAATGAACGTGTTAGGGTGAAATTCAAGGGTTATACCTTCAGGAAGTCCTGTGGAGCGACGCCGGGGAGGTAGAAGCAGTGAGCGCCATGGATGAGAAGCAGAAGAGCCGCAGAGAACGCTACGAGAGATCTCCAAAACGCCATGGCGTTCGAGATCCAGATCCAGAAGGTCTTTTTTCACGCGCCTCGAGTTTCGAAGAAGCGTAGTCGCGGCGACCACAGAGAGAAGAGGACTCGGTGCTTGATTTTTCTCCGGTTATTACAATTTGGTACAGTTACTGCCTTCTGTTTATGTATCACCCAAAgcgttttgattttttttgggacTCGAGGGCATAATGGGAATTAGGAAGGAATTAATTAAGCTGGCTTCTTCATTTATACGTAAAGACTACAAATCAGATCTGAGAAATTGCAAGAAAATTAATGACTTAATAATTGTTTGACAGTCAGATCATTCATGTCTGATGTCTCCTTAACTTTTATAATGACTATTGAGATTTGAATTTTCAATTGCAgtataattttctaaaatttcatTATCTGAGACCGTGTTTGGtttcatgtttttgtttattaaatttgagttttaattttatcaaacatgtgtatatttggATTAAAGTAAAGAGGCAAGCATCAAAAGATTAAAGTAAAGAGATGTCaaaaatgcttttatttttgaaataatatttttttattttatacattaaaatttattttattgttgtagtgtatctaataaaaaaattatttaaaattatttctctgaCGTGAGAGCAATCATACTAACACATGACTATTTGAAGATTTTTCATATCAAGTAGCGAGTAGCACGGAAAATACCTTCAGTAACTTCTGCAAAGACATGAATTTATTTTCTCCAAAGACAATTCCAAACATTGAAATCACCCatttattcaaaatcaatttcataaaTGTTTATCTAAATATGCACTAACTTGATTTtaatggatttttatttttccttcggGATGTAACGGCGAGCAATGTggtgaataattttaatgcgactttttttaaaaaaaatgcgacTTGGTTGTGTTATAATTTTGATATCAAAATTAAGTATGTGAATAATGACGAGAtcattcagtaaaaaaaataatgacgagatcattcagtaaaaaaaataaaataatgacgaGATCATTAGAATCAaacggaagaaaaaaaaaggggggagggGATTAGTTTGATTTCTTCTTAAGCAGAACAGAAGGATGACATGATTAAATGAAATTACTTTCTTAAAGTGGATCGTTAACTTAAAGTAGTATTATATACTTATCGTCAAGTTTTAAAAATGCTCGAGTGCTGAGGGTGGATTGTCACTTTTGAAAATGAAGTTTTACATCTAAAATTTTGATGAGTTTAATGATCGGTctggtaaaataattttatattatatcaaattataaattataaattataaatcattattaatatcacttttaatttagttatcataaaaagtcaataatttgatgatagtttaaaaaatattttacaccccgtgtatattttattttctcgaaattaaatttgtgagtttttaaatattttcatttcttattttaaaaattaaagttttttattttatatttattgattattttcatttttctaaatatttagattttgattttaacattcaaaatattattaatcttttaaaactgAGTAAACGTGTCTTGCAATATTAAAGAATTCTGGTCAGTTTATAATTGCTTTTTTATTCCCCTTTGCATATCTTAAAAAAGTCAAATTTCAatctctaaaaatattttttttttctgtttgattCCTTATTATTTTAAGAAGGAGAATGTTTAATGGAACAGAATTTATTAATACAAATCTTATGAGTTAGTTAGTGGGTGTTTGAAATCACCTTTTCAAAGTGAAGAATGCGTGTCAAAACATAAGCTATATACCATAACTTATGCATTAATGTGAAAATGATGTGGTTCCAAACATGTCCTTAATGTAACATTATGGTAtataatttgtctttttttgtaaAACTACTTTCATACGATTTGTTATTTGAAATTCATTACATTTTTgctccttttttcttcttcttgtataGTGTTGTATAGTATTGTTCCTGAAGTGAACTATTTTAacctttaatattaattaagagacttttttaaatagtgaGCTTGTTAATTGTGATACAAAGCATTGTTATCACTTATGCAAGCCATTGGCTTAGTGACAAAGAAATTTAGTAGTAGTCTTATATAAAGTTTTATAGATTCAAATCTTATTGttactattttatatatatatatatataaattaatcataCAACTTACTCCattcaaactaaaatataagcacacacaaaaaaatattcacaCTGATTCAGaaattagttaacatcgattttttttttactcttgttACTCCTCACCAACATCATCTTTGGTGCCCCACCCATTGTTTACTATGTTCCATTCTCTTATTATTGCATctcgtttcattttttttcctatatgtCTATTCATTCTTTGTGTTCCCATCACCAATTTCTCTTATCTTACTGCCTTCATAAGTAATGTTACATGGGTAATTATTAGTACTTAAAAAGTCTTAAAAAATCCTAAAAGTCGTCAAAAAAGGGTAAAACTAATATGGCAAAATTTTCATGTTATAATGAAATAAGTTGTTTATTACTAATAGCCACAATACTTAAAAAGCATGGTATAGTAGACAGTAGAGAAGGCATGtaataagacaaaaaaaaaatataatggagcatgtttgagaattttttataaaattaagttggaCGTAAAAATGGTTTTTTCAAGGATCAAgactcttgtttttttaagtttattttattcttatttgttGGATTTGTATTGAAATATGTGAcaacatttttaattacaaactaaatatttaattatgtccgtaaaatagtgaaaagaaaaggaaggggGTGGCCTTAAAACTAGAGATGATAGTGACATTTTACATGgattaaatcaaacatatattttcaaaaactaaaatcaaaattttatatgattacaaagaaaaaaacatttaggTAATGATGCGACAATAACTATaatatagtaataatattaagaatATTTGCCATTAGCCAACTCAACATTTAACTGATAAAAATTCATTCGctctaaaaaaaagagagacttGATCCTTGAAAAAACATCACAAATTttgctttagaaagaaaaaaactattatatatgACATTTGCTCCCTTCATATCTTTTAAGCTTCCAGAACATTTAATCTAAAATTGCATTTCAAAAAGGTCTTTTGAGAATGTAATTTTCCGAAATAGATGCAGGAAACAATTTTCTTACATACGATGTAAGTCATGATAATGATACCCCATTTTATAAGAAAGTTTTTCGGCCCAAAGAGATATtacacaaaatatatttttttgaagggAACACAGAATAATTGGATactagaaaatataattttagtatatAAAATACTACTATTAATTAAGAGtagtttaatgtaattttttttattaatcttatgAAATATACTGTTTTTGCATTATTGTTGAAGTGTTGGAGAAGCATGTTATTTTTGGCTGGGGCTGGTTGTTGTGATTGCAAGTGTAACATAATAGAGTCAAGAGAAGGTGGAAGAAAGAATTACGTTATTACGTCAGCAGAGAATTGGAAAACAGCACGTGTGACGACACAGATAGCATCATCCTCCAATGTAAAGAGACAAAGGATGGATTGTACTAAGGATAAAGcagataaaaagaataaaagcagGGACAAAAGGGTCCAACCACACCTGAGGATGAGCCAGTTGCCACCCTGTCTgcctctcttttctctttctttttttaccttatttCCTGCAATGCAAACTTGACTtgagatttcaattttttttcaagttcaTTTGTGCACTGTATTTGTCTCAAACACTTTTGGTTTGGTTTTGCTTTGAAAGAGAGAGCAAAAATAGCAATGAAGTTTATGAAGTTGGGTTCCAAGCCTAATGCTCTTCAAGCTGATGGAAACTCTATCAGGTCAGTGCCATTAATTAGTCATCATATTCATCTCACAGCCTCAcaccttct comes from the Glycine soja cultivar W05 chromosome 6, ASM419377v2, whole genome shotgun sequence genome and includes:
- the LOC114414912 gene encoding transmembrane 9 superfamily member 8-like, giving the protein MAFWRSLVAFSAALLLLIHGAHCFYLPGVAPQDFLKGDQLQVKVNKLTSTKTQLPYSYYSLPYCAPSKIQDSAENLGEVLRGDRIENSLYVFKMREPQMCNILCNLKLDAKTAKEFKEKISDEYRVNMILDNLPLVFPLKRTDQDSTVYQLGFLVGLKGQYSGSKEEKYFIYNHLAFTVKYHKDMLTESARIVGFEVTPFSVKHEYEGKFDVRTTRLTTCDPHAKHTVVNSNSPQEVEEGKEIIFTYDVEFQESDVKWASRWDAYLLMNDDQIHWFSIVNSLMIVLFLSGMVAMIMLRTLYRDIAKYNELETQEEAQEETGWKLVHGDVFRPPNNSDLLCVYVGTGVQFFGMILVTMIFAVLGFLSPSNRGGLMTAMLLLWVFMGIFAGYSSTRLYKMFKGSEWKRVALRTATMFPAVVSAIFFVLNALIWGQKSSGAVPFGTMFALIFLWFGISVPLVFVGSYVGFKKPAIENPVKTNKIPRQIPEQAWYMNPVFSVLIGGILPFGAVFIELFFILTSIWLNQFYYIFGFLFLVFIILIVTCAEITVVLCYFQLCSEDYLWWWRSYLTSGSSALYLFLYATFYFFTKLEITKLVSAIFYFGYMLIASYAFFVVTGTIGFYACFWFTRLIYSSVKID
- the LOC114414911 gene encoding early nodulin-like protein 1 is translated as MAACSRTSLLLLFFLFGFSAAKELLVGGKIDAWKIPSSESDSLNQWAERSRFRVGDHLVWKYENGKDSVLEVTREDYANCSTSKPIKEYNDGNTKVKLEHAGPFYFISGAKGHCEKGQKLIVVVMSPRHIISPAPSPTEFHFEGPAVAPTSSATTFQVGLLTALGVLAMYVVFLK